GGAAAATATGGAGGATGTGAAGGTTATGTGGGAACCATTAAGGTATGGatttcaagtgaagttaagaggtTATGGAGGAAAATTTTTGAGTGCAAGTGGAGGGACACTAAGATGGAGCAATAGAGTTACTCATGATAGTCCTCATAGTGCTACTACACATAATTGGATTTTGTGGAATGTTGAACCTGTCGATGTACCGGAAGATGAGTCGTTGACGGATTATTTGACAATGGTTTCAAACTTTTCATCGGTTTCCGATGAACTCTCTACCTTAGATTTGGGTTCTCCCATGTCTATGCATTCAAGTCTCTCTTTCTCACCTAAGGTAatatgactctttctaattgttgttttttcttttcataactACTTGATTTGCCACATTTGAGTTGAGGATCTTTTGAAAACAgactctctacctccacgaggtagggtCTACGTACACTTTATCCTCCCCAAACCCCATAAGTCTACACTCTATAACTCTTTCCCAGAGTCACAAACTCTAAAAATAagttcacataaattgaaacgcAAAAATGGTGACAATGGTAATAGTCATTAGCAGGAGCAAAAACGTTTTATCAGTTCCAAAGAGCAAAATGAAAagagtaattaattaaatattttttgtttttgacagAGTCCTCTAACTAGAAGACCAGCAATGGAGATTTTCCAAAAAGCAAAAGCCGTTCGTCTACAGAGTCGCCATTACAAGTACTTAACAGCTTTGGAAGACGGAGAATCCGTCACCCAAGACCGTAATGGCGCTTCACAAAATGCAAAATGGACTGTTGAATTTGTCGAGAAAACTGACAATGTTATCCGCCTAAAAAGCTGTTATGGCAAATACCTCACAGCATCTAATCAGTCTTCTCTTCTTGGTATGACTGGTCGGAAAGTCCTGCAGACTCTGCCTAATCGACTCGATTCTTCAATTGAATGGGAACCCATCAGAGAAGGGAATCAAGTGAAGCTTAGGACTCGATATGGGCAATTTTTGAGGGGTAATGGTGGAATTCTTCCATGGAAAAACACTGTGACTCATGATATTCCTTATCAGACAGCTACACAAGATTGGGTACTTTGGGATGTTCATGTTGTTGAAATCTTGGGTGATTCCTCTGTTGTTCCTAAGAGGCCATCACCATTAGGTCTTCCTTCAGATTCATGTGCTTCTGAATCTACATCTACCTCTGTTGTTTCCTCAGAATCCTCAAGCTTATCTAGACAAGAGGTACTAAAGTTTCCAACTTTACTTGGAATGTGAATTCGTGAGCTGACAAAATCAACTTATATTTTTGGTAATTCGTTTAATCTGTCCAAGTTTGAACTTACTTGCCAACAGGTTGAAGTCGAATTGACTCATCAAATTATTGAgttaaaattgatcaaaataataaatggaGCAGGTCAAAATGCAATTTAAAGTCAAATAACAAAATCAGTTCTGGAGATTATATAGGTTTGAAAGAATTTAAGAAAGATATTGTTAAGTGTCCCACATTGGTTGAGGGGTAAGTTATTTGTTTCGACAATTCCCTTCTTATGAGCTAAGTTTTACTGTTGAGTTAAACCAATCAGTGTCGAGCCCATGTTATTGTGTGTCCCAATATTGCGTGCCCATATTATGTTGTCAACACTCCAATTGTTTTGGCAAGTCTGGAGGGGTGTTAATTGTCCCACAATATTGTTTGTCTCCTTATATGATCTTTGACAATCTCCTTTGTGGACTTGAGTTTCTTCACAAACATATTAGCTCACTTCTTTTTTCCCGAAACAAAAGGAAGTTGGACGGGTTGGGTTTGACCCATTatttgatccatcttgattCAACCTATTTTGATCCAACACAATTTTAGCGTGGTTGGATCATGACCTGATTATTGATTTGATCCGTTTTGACTTGCCCAGATTTGATCTATACCATGTTTTGCCACCTCTAGTGAATTCAGTGATTTTGTTATGGTACttaattttcttccttttgtttTTGCAGTCAAGTGATTCATTTGCTAAGTTGGGAGATGGGAGGTTTATATTTTACTATATTGCTGATGAATTTGGAGAAATTGATGAGAAAATGGAGGAACTTTGCATAACCTTTGATGGAAATACTGTTGAGGAGCTAACTAAGACGTTGGAGGATGCAACAGGGCTTGACGAAATTATTGTGTGCACTAAGAGTCCTTTGAATGGGAAGCTTTATCCTCTCAGCTTGCAACTTCCACCCAACAATACAACTATGAATGTTGTTGTATTGCCATCTTCATCTAAAGGTGAGGCTTTTTACTTGTCTTGAGTTTGTTACATTTTGTGAAAGTTTTGGAATTTTTAGGTTCATGACTTGTTTGAGCATTTTGGCTCTAAATAGACTAGAATGTTCATTGCCATTAAAATAGCATGAGCTTGCTTTACATAGAGTTTGTGTAAGATTTCATGTCCTTGTGTTGAGTGTAAACCCGTAAAAGACGATTATGGGTAGCTCAGGTTAGGTTTAATATCAACTATAACTAGAAGGTGTCAAATCAATAGGGGAGCCTTGGAGATTATGTTGCTCGGGTTCTCCAACAATGTCACCGCATCCATGTCGGAtactccaaaaatgcactattcTTGGAGTATCCGACACACATCTGtcgatatttttgaagagtctgagcaacataaaataaaatggagcaAAGGTAAAGTTGTCTCTATGTGACCTATAGGTCACATGTTCGAGCCATGGAAGAATCCATTAATGCTTGCAgacaattttgatattatttcaCTTGTAAGCTGTAATAAgtgaacaaaagaaaattatcacTTCTAGGTTAATGGTAGCTTATCATATTCTGCCCAAAGGACACACAAAGTGAATTAGTTATGTTTTAGGTTTTTACATAGTAGTCACAATGCTTATTGACTTGTAACATTTTTTTTCCCCTCAAGCTATTACTCCAGATTCTCTTTCAGACCATATGTCCAGCATACCCGAGTTGAATGGTTCGAATTTCAGTGAATGGAAGGAGCAATTACAAATTACTTTGGGATGTTTGGATTTAGATTTGTGTTTCAGAATTGATGAACCTTTGAAAGAATGTGCCAACTATGCTACTTGGGAACACTCCAACCAGTTGAGCCTCATGATCATGAAGAGTAAGATTGCTAAGAATATCAACAAATCAATACCAGATTCTACTCGAGCAAGAGAGTTCTTGGCATCTGTTGAGCAACAATTCAAGGCTTCCGATAAGCCATTAATAGGTACACTCATGGAAATATTTACGACTAAGAAATACAATGGGACTAGTGGTGTGCGCGAGCACATAATGGAAATGGATGATATGGCAGAACAACTTAAATCAATGGATATGACCATTTCAGAATCCTTTTTGGTGCAATTCGTTCTCAATTCTCTTCCTTCTCAATTCGGTCCATTTAAAATTAGCTATAACACAAATAAGGAGAAATGGACCATGGATGAACTCATTGTGATGTGTGTTCAAGAGGAGGAACGATTAAAGAGAGAAGGATTGCTATCGGTTCACTTAGCATCACAAGGTCATAAAGGAAAAGGACCAAAGGAAGTGAAACAAAAGGGAAAGAGATCACCAAATCACGGAAATCTGAAGTGCTTCTTTTGCAAGGAGAAGGGACACTTGAAGAAGGATTGTCCGAAACGCAAGACTTAGTTTGAAAAAAACGGTAATTCAATTGCTTATGTATGTTATGAATCAACTAAGTTGATgcttttttaaatatttggagGTTAGATTTCGATGCCATGACacatttaacttttttttgcaGGTTGGTTACAACCTGAGACCTAGAGTGAAAATATTCTCATGGGGAATAAAGCTCCTTCAATTAATTCTATAGAGACTGATAGCTAATTTTCAGTAGTAATTATTGACAAAGTTCGAACAATATCTACCTATTGTATTGCTTATATTTCTAGAAATTTTGTTTCTTTGCCCTGATGATCAAGGATATTATGCTAAGTTCGGAAATAAAGTTTCAAGGTATTTTCGTGtatataaaattagtatttattCTTCCCTTTCtcttaatcatttttttctttacatgtAACAAATAATGGCACCAAAAGAACACACATGGTTGTTTACGTCGGTTACAACTATGTATAAACGTCCTAGATAAATCTTAAACTTACAAAGGGTAATTCAGCAGGCCAAGATATATGAATTGACAATTGGATTTATAAATGTTAGTATACATTATTTTCACCAATAATCTTGGCAGGTACAGGACCCATTCCTAAAGTGATGAAACCGAACACGATCTCTAACAATAATTTCAACATCAAAGACTTTTGAAATCAATTTGGTTACATTGTGACAGTCACTGCATATACGCAAATTCTTGAAAATGCGTAAAGGAGTACCTGGTTTTAGTTTCAGAAGTCCATAAGCAATGGCAAGTCTCTCACTGTGCAGTTTAAGTGACTGTCTCTTTCCATTATCAAGTTCATCAACCGTTGATGCGTGTGACAGGTCAGGAACATACCCTGCTGCTTTGAGTCTTTTTTCTATAACATCCAAAAACTCGTAAATTTCTGTAGTGTGCAAATGAGAAGTATCTCCAGCGAAAAACTCATGGAAAACACCATTAATTTCAATTAAACTACAACCTGGATCTTTTCTAATACCCTTATCGGTCATCAATTTCCTAATCATTCCAGCCTCGTCCCATCTGTTAGCAGTTGCATATACTCTTGACAGCAGAACATAAACACCGCTAGTGTCACTTCCTTCAGACTCCATTATTTTCCTAGCCACTTCTTCACTGAACTCTATGTCAGCATTTTTCTTGCAGCAACCATCAAGAAGACTCCTCCATATTGCTGCATCAGGTTTCATTGGCATGTTTGATACAACATCAAGAGCTTTGTCAATACGCCCCGCACGTGCCAAAAGGTCAACTAGACAACCATAGTGCTCTAAAACAGGCCTAATCTTATACTCGGAAACCATTTTATCAAAATAGCTACGACCCTCATCAACCAAGCCCCTATGATTACAAGCACTCAAAATACCAACGAATGTGATGGAGTCAGGCATTACTCTTTTACTAACCATTTGGTTAAAACAACGAAACGCTGCCTCAACCTCCCCGTGCATTGCAAATCCTAATATCATCGTATTCCAAGAATTCAAATCACGTCTACTCATCCTCTCGAAAACCTGAGCAGCTATATCCACCGAACCACATTTACAATACATATTCAGTAAACAATTATTCACCAGCAAATCAAAATCTACGGAACTCTCACACTTCCTCAAAATATAAGCATGAGCCCATATCCCCAATGATAACGCACCCAAACCAGCACAAGCATCAAGAACACTCTGCATCGTATACCCATCAGACTCAAACACCTTCTGCATCTCCGAAAACATTCTCAACGCATTTTCAAACTCAGCCGATTGAACCAGAGCATCAATCATAACATTCCAAGAAACCAAACTTCTCTCaggcatttcatcaaacacctTCCTCGCATCCTTCAAACACCCACAAGACGAATAAAAATGAATCAAACTATTATTCACATACACATCTGAATCAAATCCAAGTTTCACCGCAACCCCATGTGCTTGTTTCCCTTCAGAAAGAGTAAAAAGGTAAGCACAACCCTTGAGCACAAATGGGAAAGTATGTTTATCAGGCTCAACACTCTTAACCATTCTTTGAAAAAGCAAAAAGGCTTCACCTTTACGATCATTACTATGAGCACAACCTCTAATTAGAGTATTCCAAATGAAGGAATTGGGGTTTTCCAAATTACCAAAGAGTTTAAAACTATAATCAAGATCATTCATGGAAGCAAAATGGAGAATTCTGCTGTAGAGGAAAAGGGCATCTGGGTGGTCTAATGGGGTTGTTCGAAGAGTATAAGCGTGTACTTGTTTGAGCTGAGAAATTGAAGTGCATTGCGTCAAGATTTGGAGGATATGGCGTCGATGCTCACTCGTATTGGTGTTGATGGTGAGAGTTGCCGTTGGCCTTGTTGGTGTTGTTGATAGAATCATCTTTTTTTCACATGTCCTTCAACAAGGGTGAATGTTTAAATTATCGAAATATACCGACCAACATAAAATATTACGTCATGTAGTTCAATATGATATATTATAGAGATAAGTATTGTAAACACTTTTAACCTTGACCTGAATTATCAGTTGCATTCTCGAACTATTGACTTCCTGAAAACACCCCTAAATTCCACCACTTTATTTGattaactgaacttaaatacaccctCGATCTTGCAACATAAGTGAAACACACCCCTAAATTCCAGTCAAGTTAAggggtgttttcaacacttctctcgaCTTTTTATTGAGAGTATCATGCTCATACAAGAGTTTGAAACCACTTGTTATGTCAAGTGACAGATCGATgatgtatctaagtttagttagtcatgTACATTGGTGTTTTTAACAATGTCAATAGTTTggggatgaaactaataatttgcgtTAAGTTTAGaagtattttcaatacttccctctatataatattatatctaTACCCTTCGgagtggcccagtggtttgagcttgggacttccatgttggaggtctcaagttcgaaaccccttgctagcgaaagcaaggggtttgccttctgggtcgagctcgtcgcaccaggcttgcctagtgcgggttacctttcctatgtggtttgcgagctattgcataggagcgggggttttatcctgtgcgcacccaaagagtagcggctgcgggtttcccttgtcatcaaaaaaaaaaaattatatctaagGGAAAAACACTATATATAATGTGTCATTCTTGTATAAAAGTGTATAATAGTATATTAAAGGGTGTTTAAATATGGGCTAAACCACGTTCAATGCTATATACTCCCTTTGTTTCAATCTATGTGAtgtagtttgacttgacatgaaGTTGAAGATCTAATATATTAAGTTTGAAATACTCAATATTGAAATTTTCATGAATAAGggcaaagaaaaaaagattcttAAAGCTTTTGAATCATAAACATTTGTAtagctataaatcatttcacaaagaataaaatgaatattttaaagttaaattattatttaaataaagtttgtattattttttttgagatcgACTAAAAACAATGAGTA
The DNA window shown above is from Solanum stenotomum isolate F172 chromosome 6, ASM1918654v1, whole genome shotgun sequence and carries:
- the LOC125867338 gene encoding uncharacterized protein LOC125867338, yielding MELFYDAKAVRFRSHLNKYLVADDDQRTIRQSRNGLSRKARWLVELADPENSHLIRLRSSSGMYLTASDEPFLLSLTGEKKVLQTSPENMEDVKVMWEPLRYGFQVKLRGYGGKFLSASGGTLRWSNRVTHDSPHSATTHNWILWNVEPVDVPEDESLTDYLTMVSNFSSVSDELSTLDLGSPMSMHSSLSFSPKSPLTRRPAMEIFQKAKAVRLQSRHYKYLTALEDGESVTQDRNGASQNAKWTVEFVEKTDNVIRLKSCYGKYLTASNQSSLLGMTGRKVLQTLPNRLDSSIEWEPIREGNQVKLRTRYGQFLRGNGGILPWKNTVTHDIPYQTATQDWVLWDVHVVEILGDSSVVPKRPSPLGLPSDSCASESTSTSVVSSESSSLSRQESSDSFAKLGDGRFIFYYIADEFGEIDEKMEELCITFDGNTVEELTKTLEDATGLDEIIVCTKSPLNGKLYPLSLQLPPNNTTMNVVVLPSSSKAITPDSLSDHMSSIPELNGSNFSEWKEQLQITLGCLDLDLCFRIDEPLKECANYATWEHSNQLSLMIMKSKIAKNINKSIPDSTRAREFLASVEQQFKASDKPLIGTLMEIFTTKKYNGTSGVREHIMEMDDMAEQLKSMDMTISESFLVQFVLNSLPSQFGPFKISYNTNKEKWTMDELIVMCVQEEERLKREGLLSVHLASQGHKGKGPKEVKQKGKRSPNHGNLKCFFCKEKGHLKKDCPKRKT
- the LOC125867344 gene encoding pentatricopeptide repeat-containing protein At1g59720, chloroplastic/mitochondrial, with product MILSTTPTRPTATLTINTNTSEHRRHILQILTQCTSISQLKQVHAYTLRTTPLDHPDALFLYSRILHFASMNDLDYSFKLFGNLENPNSFIWNTLIRGCAHSNDRKGEAFLLFQRMVKSVEPDKHTFPFVLKGCAYLFTLSEGKQAHGVAVKLGFDSDVYVNNSLIHFYSSCGCLKDARKVFDEMPERSLVSWNVMIDALVQSAEFENALRMFSEMQKVFESDGYTMQSVLDACAGLGALSLGIWAHAYILRKCESSVDFDLLVNNCLLNMYCKCGSVDIAAQVFERMSRRDLNSWNTMILGFAMHGEVEAAFRCFNQMVSKRVMPDSITFVGILSACNHRGLVDEGRSYFDKMVSEYKIRPVLEHYGCLVDLLARAGRIDKALDVVSNMPMKPDAAIWRSLLDGCCKKNADIEFSEEVARKIMESEGSDTSGVYVLLSRVYATANRWDEAGMIRKLMTDKGIRKDPGCSLIEINGVFHEFFAGDTSHLHTTEIYEFLDVIEKRLKAAGYVPDLSHASTVDELDNGKRQSLKLHSERLAIAYGLLKLKPGTPLRIFKNLRICSDCHNVTKLISKVFDVEIIVRDRVRFHHFRNGSCTCQDYW